A single genomic interval of Staphylococcus hyicus harbors:
- the metK gene encoding methionine adenosyltransferase produces the protein MTYNRRLFTSESVTEGHPDKIADQISDAILDEILKGDPNARVACETTVTTGMALIAGEITTSTYVDIPKVVRETVKEIGYTRAKYGYDYKTMSVLTAIDEQSPDIAQGVDRALEYRDQDQDEVLNIGAGDQGLMFGYATNETDTFMPLPIDLSHKLSKRLTTVRKDGTLSYLRPDGKVQVTVEYDENNHPKRVDTIVISSQHHEDIELEDIQEDLKKHVIYPTVEDHLIDKDTKFFINPTGRFVIGGPQGDAGLTGRKIIVDTYGGYARHGGGAFSGKDPTKVDRSAAYAARYVAKNIVAAELADKCEVQIAYAIGVAQPVSIAIDTFGTGKVSENILIEAVRQNFDLRPAGIIKMLDLQRPIYKQTAAYGHFGRNDIDVPWEKTNKIDILKEAVETLK, from the coding sequence ATGACTTACAATAGACGCTTATTTACTTCAGAATCAGTTACTGAAGGACATCCAGATAAAATTGCCGATCAAATTTCAGATGCAATTTTAGATGAAATTTTGAAAGGTGACCCGAATGCACGTGTGGCGTGCGAAACGACTGTTACGACTGGTATGGCTTTAATTGCTGGAGAGATTACAACTTCTACTTATGTAGACATACCTAAAGTTGTTCGTGAGACCGTTAAAGAAATCGGATATACTCGAGCAAAATATGGGTATGACTATAAAACAATGTCTGTACTTACAGCTATCGATGAACAATCACCTGATATCGCACAAGGTGTAGACCGTGCTTTAGAATATCGCGACCAAGATCAAGATGAAGTATTAAATATTGGGGCTGGAGACCAAGGATTAATGTTTGGATATGCGACAAACGAAACAGACACATTTATGCCGTTGCCGATAGATTTATCGCATAAGTTATCTAAGCGTTTAACGACGGTTCGTAAAGATGGAACATTAAGTTATTTAAGACCAGATGGTAAAGTACAAGTTACGGTTGAATATGATGAAAATAATCATCCTAAACGTGTCGATACGATTGTCATTTCATCTCAACATCATGAAGATATTGAATTGGAAGACATTCAAGAAGATTTAAAAAAACATGTGATTTATCCAACTGTTGAAGATCATTTAATTGATAAAGATACGAAATTCTTTATTAACCCAACTGGACGTTTTGTTATCGGTGGTCCTCAAGGTGATGCAGGTTTAACTGGTCGTAAAATCATTGTTGATACGTATGGCGGTTATGCGCGTCATGGTGGCGGTGCATTTTCTGGTAAAGATCCTACGAAAGTAGACCGTTCGGCTGCATATGCTGCACGCTATGTTGCTAAAAATATTGTAGCTGCAGAATTAGCAGATAAATGTGAAGTACAAATTGCTTATGCAATCGGTGTCGCACAACCGGTATCGATAGCTATTGATACATTTGGCACAGGAAAAGTGTCGGAAAACATTTTAATAGAAGCTGTTAGACAAAATTTTGATTTGCGTCCAGCCGGAATCATTAAAATGTTAGACTTACAACGACCGATTTATAAACAAACTGCGGCTTATGGTCATTTTGGACGCAATGATATTGATGTCCCTTGGGAAAAGACAAACAAAATTGATATTTTAAAGGAAGCGGTAGAAACGCTTAAATAA
- a CDS encoding NERD domain-containing protein: MSQLDPIQIGLIVASVLAFLFLIMFLFALRSKKKVKETYSSQYQSKEEKLNAEHKEALEEVRIEKKKSDTRHKEQYDAMVSSKNREIDALKLFSKNDSEYITDMRLLGIRERLVKEKRIRPEDMHIMANIFMPTNSLEEITRISHLVLTRTGLYIIDSELLKGHVYQGVSQSQFKENPMMEQVFKTLNLDTQSPQTLVLDQNDEKQALSVIDYTSQLQSIETLATTLQQKLNLKYVPTAILYFNPRHEGDITISNYASQSGTKVLVGPEQLDEFFNKFVFHGRIQYDVNDLQTIMDEIESFN; the protein is encoded by the coding sequence ATGTCACAATTAGATCCCATTCAAATTGGGTTAATCGTTGCGAGTGTGCTCGCATTCTTATTTCTTATCATGTTTTTATTTGCATTGCGCAGTAAGAAAAAAGTTAAAGAAACATATTCGAGTCAGTATCAATCTAAAGAAGAAAAATTAAACGCTGAACATAAAGAAGCTTTAGAAGAAGTTCGAATTGAAAAGAAAAAATCAGATACGCGTCATAAAGAACAATATGATGCAATGGTATCATCAAAAAATCGTGAAATTGATGCATTAAAATTATTTTCTAAAAATGATAGTGAATATATTACAGATATGCGTTTGTTAGGAATTAGAGAACGTCTTGTAAAAGAAAAACGTATCCGTCCTGAAGATATGCACATTATGGCAAACATATTCATGCCAACGAATTCTTTAGAAGAGATAACACGCATTAGTCATCTTGTACTAACGCGTACAGGTCTATATATTATTGATTCAGAATTATTAAAAGGACATGTATATCAAGGTGTAAGTCAAAGTCAATTCAAAGAAAATCCTATGATGGAACAGGTGTTTAAAACGTTGAATTTAGATACACAATCACCACAAACACTTGTGCTTGATCAAAATGATGAAAAACAAGCTTTGTCTGTAATTGATTACACATCGCAGCTTCAGTCTATCGAAACATTGGCAACGACTTTACAGCAAAAACTTAATCTCAAATATGTACCAACTGCGATTCTTTATTTCAATCCGAGACATGAAGGCGATATTACCATTTCGAATTACGCATCGCAAAGTGGCACAAAAGTATTGGTGGGCCCTGAGCAACTTGATGAATTCTTTAATAAATTTGTATTTCACGGCCGTATCCAATACGATGTAAATGATTTACAAACCATTATGGATGAAATTGAATCATTTAACTAA
- a CDS encoding aldo/keto reductase — protein MPQVGLGVFRVKNDQTAKEAVKHAILNGYRSIDTAMIYKNEQKVGEGIKAALEESDIKREDLFITSKLWLDDYGRDNVEQAYNESLKLLGLDYLDLYLMHWPGQDENLMIDTWKGMEDLYKAGKVKNIGVSNFNIEHLERLLTETSIKPVVNQVEFHPYLTQTKLKTYLEAQKIQMESWSPLMNAQILEDETVKAIATEIQKSPAQVIIRWNIQNGVVTIPKSITPNRIDENIKVFDFELSQTHMTQLNACNENKRIGPDPLLFNGK, from the coding sequence ATGCCTCAAGTTGGGTTAGGCGTATTTCGTGTTAAAAACGACCAAACAGCGAAAGAAGCGGTAAAACACGCAATATTAAATGGCTATCGAAGTATTGATACAGCAATGATTTATAAAAATGAACAAAAAGTTGGCGAAGGTATTAAAGCAGCTCTTGAGGAATCTGATATTAAACGCGAAGATTTATTTATCACATCAAAATTATGGCTAGATGACTATGGTCGGGACAATGTAGAACAAGCCTATAATGAGTCATTAAAATTATTAGGGTTAGACTATTTAGATTTATATTTAATGCATTGGCCAGGTCAAGATGAAAACCTTATGATAGATACATGGAAAGGGATGGAAGACTTATATAAAGCGGGAAAGGTAAAAAATATTGGTGTAAGTAATTTTAATATTGAACATCTAGAACGATTATTGACTGAAACATCAATTAAACCTGTAGTCAATCAAGTGGAATTTCATCCTTATTTAACTCAAACAAAATTAAAAACATATTTAGAAGCACAAAAAATTCAAATGGAATCTTGGTCGCCGTTAATGAATGCTCAAATTTTAGAGGATGAGACTGTGAAGGCGATTGCAACTGAAATTCAAAAGTCACCTGCACAAGTCATAATCAGATGGAATATTCAAAATGGCGTTGTCACTATTCCTAAATCAATTACGCCAAATCGAATTGATGAAAATATAAAGGTATTTGATTTTGAATTATCACAAACGCATATGACACAACTCAATGCGTGTAATGAAAATAAAAGAATAGGTCCGGATCCTTTACTGTTTAATGGTAAATAA
- a CDS encoding fluoride efflux transporter FluC, translated as MIILLVMIGGGIGAMLRALLSNLINRSTKTNFPVATLVVNLLGCFSFGLVSPLMSSESAHFHLLMIGILGGFTTFSTLQLELSTQIRRQKWFQVWLILMFQYIGGFLSLIAGYALSYCVIS; from the coding sequence ATGATCATCCTCCTCGTTATGATAGGCGGCGGTATCGGCGCAATGTTACGTGCGTTGTTATCCAATCTGATAAATAGATCGACCAAAACTAATTTTCCAGTTGCCACATTAGTAGTTAATTTGCTTGGATGCTTTTCCTTCGGCCTAGTCAGCCCGCTAATGTCTTCCGAAAGTGCACACTTTCATTTACTCATGATTGGTATACTCGGAGGATTCACTACATTTTCGACGTTACAACTTGAATTGTCAACACAGATACGACGTCAAAAATGGTTTCAAGTTTGGCTAATACTTATGTTTCAATATATTGGTGGTTTCTTAAGTTTGATTGCGGGTTATGCACTATCATATTGCGTCATCAGTTAA
- the crcB gene encoding fluoride efflux transporter CrcB, whose amino-acid sequence MGYLYIFIGGAIGAFCRYILSYIPQWYGFPIGTFFANIVGAFFMGLLFSNSISLFHTHPYLKKGITTGGLGALTTFSTFQFELFHFLTGDEWLKGMLYLILSSLIGLSSCLLGLKLGANVS is encoded by the coding sequence ATGGGATACTTATATATTTTTATCGGCGGTGCCATTGGAGCGTTTTGTCGTTATATACTTTCCTATATCCCCCAATGGTACGGATTCCCCATAGGCACTTTTTTTGCCAACATCGTAGGCGCTTTTTTTATGGGGCTTTTATTTTCAAATTCAATCTCTTTGTTTCATACGCATCCGTATTTAAAAAAAGGCATCACTACTGGTGGTCTTGGTGCATTAACAACGTTCTCTACATTTCAATTTGAATTATTTCACTTCCTGACAGGTGATGAATGGCTTAAAGGAATGCTCTATCTTATCTTAAGTAGCTTAATAGGATTATCGAGTTGTCTACTCGGCTTGAAGTTAGGGGCTAATGTTTCATGA
- a CDS encoding transaldolase — protein MKNLKVQVFADGADINQMKQAYVNKEVDGFTTNPSLMAKAGVEDYTQFAKEVVKAIPDASVSFEVFGDDMETMEKEAEIIQQFGENIFVKIPIVNTKGESMLPLIEKLSAKGVKLNVTAVYTIEQVKAITEAVTEGVETYVSVFAGRIADTGVDPLPLMKESVKVTHSKKGVQLLWASCRELYNVIQADEIGADIITCPGDVVKKIPNIGRNIDELSVDTVKGFAKDIQSSGLSIL, from the coding sequence ATGAAAAATTTAAAAGTACAAGTATTTGCTGATGGTGCAGATATCAATCAAATGAAACAAGCGTATGTAAATAAAGAAGTAGATGGTTTTACTACGAACCCTAGCTTGATGGCTAAAGCAGGTGTAGAGGACTATACACAATTTGCTAAAGAAGTCGTAAAAGCAATACCTGATGCTTCAGTTTCATTTGAAGTTTTTGGTGATGATATGGAAACAATGGAAAAAGAAGCTGAAATTATCCAACAATTTGGGGAGAACATCTTCGTTAAGATACCAATTGTCAATACAAAAGGGGAATCGATGTTGCCTTTAATTGAAAAGTTATCAGCAAAAGGTGTTAAACTTAATGTGACAGCAGTTTATACGATTGAACAAGTAAAAGCAATTACTGAAGCAGTTACTGAGGGTGTCGAAACATATGTTTCTGTATTTGCAGGACGTATTGCTGATACAGGTGTGGATCCATTACCACTAATGAAAGAATCTGTTAAAGTGACACACAGTAAGAAGGGTGTACAATTACTATGGGCTAGTTGCCGTGAATTGTATAATGTTATTCAAGCAGATGAAATTGGGGCTGATATTATTACATGCCCTGGTGATGTCGTTAAGAAAATCCCAAATATTGGTAGAAACATCGATGAACTATCAGTAGATACAGTAAAAGGGTTTGCAAAAGATATTCAAAGCTCAGGTTTAAGTATTTTATAA
- a CDS encoding sigma-70 family RNA polymerase sigma factor, with protein MNFKTLYVKYEKFLHYLLKKYNISYNYDEYFQMLFIRLWELQCNYDAERSKDFHRYIRTKLHFYLIDLLRQHWRHPTTTEISNLNISVIPSYFYLQLSLISNHLSPQQWTWLTLHLNGYNQSEIQNKMQCSLSTVKNYKKQTLAILKSHLEYQ; from the coding sequence ATGAATTTCAAAACATTATATGTAAAATATGAAAAGTTTCTGCATTATCTTCTAAAAAAGTACAATATCTCTTATAATTATGACGAGTACTTTCAAATGTTGTTCATTCGGCTATGGGAATTACAATGTAATTATGATGCCGAACGATCTAAAGATTTTCATCGTTATATAAGGACCAAACTTCATTTTTATCTCATTGATTTATTACGTCAACATTGGCGTCACCCTACTACAACAGAAATTTCGAATTTAAATATCTCTGTAATCCCCTCATATTTCTACCTTCAATTATCTTTAATTTCAAATCATTTATCCCCACAACAATGGACATGGCTAACACTACACTTAAATGGTTATAATCAAAGTGAAATTCAAAATAAAATGCAATGTTCCCTCAGTACAGTAAAAAACTATAAAAAACAAACGTTAGCCATTTTAAAATCTCACTTAGAATATCAATAG